One Pirellulales bacterium genomic window carries:
- the fliP gene encoding flagellar type III secretion system pore protein FliP (The bacterial flagellar biogenesis protein FliP forms a type III secretion system (T3SS)-type pore required for flagellar assembly.) has product MSSPRYRWCLPVLVVGVALVLAWGQSVAAQEGLNAPASLELPEGLLAGPAGWTSPEGLSSSIQVMLLLAVMSLAPAVLLMTTCFVRIVVVLSLLRQAIGAQQLPPNQVMTSIALFLTLLVMAPVWKDVYDNAVVPYSNRQIDLDQAWTAGCKPVRRFMSMQIEKTGNSEDVRLFLDYLPNAATQEYQYYEDVPLAALIPAFMLSELKTSFLIGFQIYLPFLILDMVIASVLVSMGMLMLPPVLISLPFKLMLFVLVDGWHLIVGMLLASFQAYS; this is encoded by the coding sequence ATGTCTAGCCCTCGTTACAGGTGGTGTTTGCCAGTCCTTGTCGTCGGGGTCGCGCTGGTGCTTGCCTGGGGGCAATCGGTCGCCGCCCAGGAGGGGCTCAACGCGCCCGCAAGTCTCGAATTGCCGGAAGGTCTGCTTGCCGGCCCTGCGGGTTGGACAAGCCCTGAGGGATTAAGCTCGTCGATCCAAGTGATGCTGTTGCTGGCGGTCATGAGCCTGGCACCCGCCGTGCTTTTGATGACAACCTGCTTCGTGCGAATCGTCGTAGTGCTGAGCTTGTTGCGGCAAGCTATAGGTGCGCAGCAGTTGCCGCCGAATCAGGTGATGACATCGATCGCGCTGTTCTTGACCCTATTGGTTATGGCGCCGGTTTGGAAAGACGTCTACGACAACGCCGTCGTTCCCTACAGCAATCGTCAGATCGACTTGGATCAAGCATGGACCGCCGGCTGCAAGCCCGTCAGACGCTTCATGAGTATGCAGATTGAGAAGACGGGGAATAGCGAGGACGTGCGACTGTTTCTCGATTACTTGCCCAACGCCGCCACACAGGAATATCAATACTACGAGGACGTGCCGCTTGCGGCGTTGATTCCCGCATTCATGCTCAGCGAACTTAAGACATCATTTCTCATCGGTTTTCAAATCTATTTGCCGTTTCTGATTCTCGACATGGTGATCGCCAGTGTGCTGGTTTCGATGGGCATGCTGATGCTTCCCCCGGTGCTGATCTCGTTGCCGTTCAAACTGATGTTATTTGTTTTGGTCGATGGCTGGCATTTGATCGTGGGTATGCTCTTGGCAAGTTTCCAAGCCTACTCATGA
- the fliQ gene encoding flagellar biosynthesis protein FliQ, translating to MEPHVAIDLAREAVMTMLIVSAPVLIVGMVVGLIVGLVQAVTQIQEQTIAFVPKLVATLIVLSLSMPWLLTRMTEYFRDLIENIPASL from the coding sequence ATGGAACCGCACGTCGCAATCGACCTGGCACGCGAGGCCGTGATGACGATGTTGATCGTCAGCGCGCCGGTTCTGATTGTCGGTATGGTTGTGGGCTTGATCGTGGGTTTGGTCCAGGCCGTGACGCAGATACAGGAACAGACGATCGCCTTCGTTCCCAAGTTGGTTGCCACGTTGATCGTGCTCTCGCTGAGCATGCCATGGTTGCTCACGCGCATGACGGAATACTTTCGCGATCTGATCGAGAACATTCCGGCGTCACTTTGA